One segment of Alistipes finegoldii DSM 17242 DNA contains the following:
- the lpdA gene encoding dihydrolipoyl dehydrogenase: MKYDIIVVGSGPGGYVAAIRASQLGRKVALVERAEAGGVCLNWGCIPTKALLKSAQVYTYCKSAAHYGLDLTGEVKPDLEKIVARSRGVAETMSKGVAFLLGKNNIDLIPGFGRLTAPGKLDVDGTEYEADHIVLATGARPREMAFMPIDGERVISSRQALTLAKLPETMIVVGSGAIGSEFAWFYAALGVKVTVVEYMPRMMPLEDEEVSKTMERAFRKLRAAVLTSTTVKSVRVNTEGRCEVEIEGKKGAETLTADIVLSAVGIKSNIENIGLEELGVAVERDKVVVDQFYRTNVPGVYAIGDIVGGPALAHVASAEGICCVEAICGLNPAPVDYSTIPSCVFTSPEVASVGMTEQQAQERGIAYKTGRFPFTASGKATAAGDRDGFVKLLFGEDDTLLGAHMVGMNVTEMIAEPTLARMLGATGHRIARTIHAHPTMNEGVMEAAEAALGAAIHL, translated from the coding sequence ATGAAATACGATATTATCGTCGTGGGAAGCGGACCGGGCGGCTACGTCGCCGCCATACGCGCTTCGCAGCTGGGCCGCAAAGTGGCGCTCGTGGAGCGGGCCGAAGCCGGGGGCGTGTGCCTCAACTGGGGCTGCATCCCGACCAAGGCGCTGCTGAAAAGCGCGCAGGTTTACACCTACTGCAAATCGGCCGCACATTACGGGCTCGACCTCACGGGCGAAGTGAAGCCCGATCTGGAAAAAATCGTGGCCCGCTCGCGCGGCGTGGCCGAGACCATGAGCAAAGGCGTGGCCTTCCTGCTGGGCAAGAACAACATCGACCTCATACCGGGATTCGGACGGCTCACGGCCCCCGGAAAGCTCGACGTGGACGGCACGGAGTACGAAGCCGACCACATCGTTCTGGCCACGGGGGCGCGCCCGCGCGAAATGGCGTTCATGCCCATCGACGGCGAGCGCGTCATCTCGTCGCGTCAGGCCCTGACGCTTGCGAAACTGCCCGAAACGATGATCGTCGTGGGTTCGGGCGCCATCGGCAGCGAGTTCGCTTGGTTCTATGCGGCGCTGGGGGTCAAAGTCACCGTCGTGGAGTACATGCCCCGCATGATGCCGCTGGAGGACGAAGAGGTGTCGAAGACCATGGAGCGCGCATTCCGCAAACTGCGCGCTGCGGTGCTGACATCGACGACCGTAAAGTCGGTCCGCGTCAATACGGAAGGCCGCTGCGAGGTGGAGATCGAGGGCAAGAAAGGCGCTGAAACCCTGACGGCCGACATCGTGCTTTCGGCCGTGGGCATCAAATCCAACATCGAAAATATCGGTCTCGAAGAGCTGGGCGTCGCCGTCGAGCGGGACAAGGTAGTCGTAGACCAGTTCTACCGCACCAACGTTCCGGGCGTTTACGCCATCGGCGACATCGTGGGCGGCCCCGCGCTGGCGCACGTCGCCTCGGCGGAGGGAATCTGCTGCGTGGAGGCCATATGCGGCCTCAATCCGGCTCCGGTGGACTATTCGACCATTCCGTCGTGCGTCTTCACCTCGCCCGAAGTGGCGTCGGTCGGCATGACCGAGCAGCAGGCGCAGGAACGGGGCATCGCCTACAAGACGGGGCGTTTCCCCTTCACGGCGTCGGGCAAAGCCACGGCCGCAGGCGACCGCGACGGCTTCGTGAAACTCCTCTTCGGCGAGGACGACACGCTGCTGGGCGCCCACATGGTCGGCATGAACGTAACGGAGATGATCGCCGAGCCGACGCTGGCACGGATGCTGGGCGCGACGGGGCACCGGATAGCCCGCACGATCCATGCCCACCCGACGATGAACGAGGGCGTCATGGAAGCTGCCGAAGCGGCTCTGGGCGCCGCGATCCATTTGTAA
- a CDS encoding IMPACT family protein, which yields MEPEDSYLTIAAPAEAASRERSSKFLAYAYPVQQEEQIREILDGLRKKYYDATHHCYAWRLGPGGAAFRANDDGEPSGTAGKPILGQLLSNNLTDCLIVVVRYFGGTKLGVPGLIAAYRESAAEAIAAARIVERTVDRTIRVDFPYIAMNDIMRVIKEQQPKIASQEFDNLCTMVLTIRESRAGELTEKLKKAGGSIAGEDI from the coding sequence GTGGAACCGGAGGACAGCTATCTGACCATTGCGGCGCCCGCCGAGGCGGCGTCGAGGGAGCGGAGCAGCAAGTTCCTCGCCTATGCCTACCCCGTGCAGCAGGAGGAGCAGATACGCGAAATCCTCGACGGACTGCGCAAGAAATACTACGACGCGACGCACCATTGCTACGCATGGCGGCTGGGGCCGGGAGGCGCCGCATTCCGGGCCAACGACGACGGAGAACCGTCGGGAACGGCCGGGAAGCCGATTCTGGGACAGCTGCTTTCGAACAACCTGACGGACTGCCTGATCGTCGTGGTCCGCTACTTCGGCGGCACGAAACTGGGGGTTCCGGGGCTGATCGCCGCATACAGGGAATCGGCGGCGGAGGCGATCGCGGCGGCCCGAATCGTCGAACGCACCGTAGACCGCACGATCCGCGTCGATTTCCCCTACATCGCCATGAACGACATCATGCGCGTCATCAAGGAGCAGCAGCCTAAAATCGCATCGCAGGAGTTCGACAACCTCTGCACGATGGTGCTCACCATCCGCGAAAGCCGCGCCGGGGAGCTGACCGAAAAACTGAAAAAAGCCGGAGGAAGCATCGCCGGCGAGGACATTTGA
- the truA gene encoding tRNA pseudouridine(38-40) synthase TruA has product MRYFLELRYNGAAYCGWQRQPDMPSVQQTLERALTTLLREKIEVTGAGRTDTGVNASYYVAHFDCEEPVPDPAQVVYKLNFLLPGDIAVGSMTPVGADAHARFAAREREYRYYIEPRKNPFTRDATWQYYVPLDMERMNEAAASLLEYDDFTSFAKLNSNNKTNICRIMHAAWTADERGVLCFTIRADRFLRNMVRSLVGTLVDVGRGRYTPDGFREIVGSRDLSRSSGGAPAQGLFLSDVVYPPGVFERKTFY; this is encoded by the coding sequence ATGCGTTATTTTCTCGAACTTCGGTACAACGGAGCCGCCTACTGCGGCTGGCAGCGCCAGCCCGACATGCCGTCGGTGCAGCAGACGCTGGAGCGGGCGCTCACTACCCTGCTGCGCGAAAAAATCGAGGTGACGGGGGCGGGCCGCACCGATACGGGCGTCAACGCTTCCTATTACGTGGCGCATTTCGACTGTGAGGAACCGGTGCCCGATCCGGCGCAGGTCGTCTACAAACTGAATTTCCTGCTTCCGGGCGATATCGCCGTCGGGAGCATGACGCCCGTCGGAGCGGATGCGCACGCGCGTTTCGCGGCCCGCGAACGCGAATACCGTTACTATATCGAACCGCGCAAGAATCCCTTTACGCGGGATGCGACGTGGCAGTATTACGTGCCGCTGGACATGGAACGGATGAACGAGGCGGCGGCTTCGCTGTTGGAATACGACGACTTCACCTCGTTCGCCAAGCTCAATTCGAACAACAAGACCAATATCTGCCGCATCATGCACGCCGCATGGACGGCCGACGAGCGTGGCGTGCTTTGCTTCACGATCCGCGCCGACCGTTTTCTGCGCAACATGGTCCGGTCGCTGGTCGGGACGCTGGTCGATGTGGGACGCGGGCGCTATACGCCCGACGGCTTCCGCGAGATCGTCGGGAGCCGCGACCTTTCGCGGTCGAGCGGCGGCGCTCCGGCGCAGGGATTGTTTCTGAGCGACGTGGTCTACCCGCCCGGCGTATTCGAACGAAAAACGTTTTACTAA
- the dapB gene encoding 4-hydroxy-tetrahydrodipicolinate reductase, protein MKAAIIGYGKMGREIEKILIERGHDVTLVIDTDNAADLNAANLAGVDVALEFTMPSTAYANIRTCIENATPVVSGTTGWTDRLGELQQLCREKGGALFYTSNYCLGVNLMFRLNRQLAAMIDRVGGYDAKIEEVHHTQKKDAPSGTAITLAEGVISELHDKTAWVNYAPGIEHATNRIETPADAAADQLEIRSVREGMVPGIHTVTYESADDILELKHTIKNRRTLAMGAVIAAEFLCGRQGVYSMDDLLK, encoded by the coding sequence ATGAAAGCAGCTATCATAGGTTACGGCAAAATGGGCCGCGAGATCGAAAAAATACTCATCGAACGCGGTCACGACGTGACGCTCGTGATCGACACCGACAACGCCGCGGACCTCAACGCCGCGAATCTCGCCGGAGTGGACGTGGCGCTGGAATTCACCATGCCCTCGACGGCCTACGCCAATATCCGCACCTGCATCGAAAACGCGACTCCCGTGGTGAGCGGCACCACGGGCTGGACCGACCGCTTGGGCGAGTTGCAGCAATTGTGCCGCGAGAAGGGCGGGGCGCTGTTCTATACTTCGAATTATTGTCTGGGCGTAAACCTGATGTTCCGCCTCAACCGTCAGCTGGCGGCGATGATCGACCGCGTCGGCGGCTATGACGCGAAGATCGAAGAGGTACATCACACCCAGAAGAAGGACGCTCCGAGCGGCACGGCCATCACGCTGGCCGAAGGCGTCATCTCGGAGCTGCACGACAAGACCGCGTGGGTGAACTACGCGCCGGGGATCGAACACGCGACGAACCGGATCGAAACTCCGGCGGACGCCGCCGCGGACCAGCTCGAAATCCGCTCCGTGCGCGAAGGCATGGTTCCGGGCATACACACCGTGACCTACGAATCGGCAGACGATATTCTGGAACTGAAACATACGATTAAGAACCGCCGTACGTTAGCAATGGGGGCTGTCATAGCCGCCGAGTTCTTATGCGGCAGGCAGGGCGTCTACTCGATGGACGACCTGCTGAAATAA
- a CDS encoding PLDc N-terminal domain-containing protein, translated as MIGTIIWLIGVACAIWCVMDIFKKNISTAGKVIAAIVVLLTSWLGLAVYYFYGRNHLEEWFR; from the coding sequence ATGATCGGAACTATCATTTGGCTGATCGGTGTCGCCTGCGCAATCTGGTGCGTCATGGACATCTTCAAGAAAAACATTTCGACCGCCGGCAAAGTCATTGCCGCGATCGTGGTACTGCTGACCAGCTGGCTGGGACTTGCGGTCTATTATTTTTACGGCCGCAACCATCTGGAAGAGTGGTTCAGATAA
- the uvrA gene encoding excinuclease ABC subunit UvrA has translation MTHEKSIYIKGARVHNLKNIEVEIPHDKLVVVTGLSGSGKSTLAFDTIFAEGQRRYVESLSAYARQFLGKINKPDVDIITGIAPAIAIEQKVNTRNPRSTVGTTTEIYDYLKLLFARIGHTFSPVSGQEVRCYSVDDVATYIQELGEGSRAVIAAPLVLAEGQGIIEKLTLLLSDGLMRVYTDGQTRLIEEILPSIDETTGAADIQVVIDRMRIAPDDDTQTRIRDSVARAFSYGDGICTVISDKGAAEFSSRFEADGIEFEHPSEHLFSFNNPLGACPRCEGYGKVIGIDEDLVIPDKGKTIYEDAIACWRGETMRKWKEKLVENAYKFDFPIHTPFHELTQEQKRLLWRGNQYFHGLDEFFAYIDSERRKIQFRVMKARYTGKTTCPECGGSRLRKEALYVRIGGRNIADLVVMPVDELIVFFNGLQLDEHDTKTAARILIEIRSRLQYLTDVGLGYLTLDRLSSTLSGGESQRINLSTSLGSNLTGSLYILDEPSIGLHPRDTNRLIKVLRQLRDLGNTVIVVEHEEEVIRAADYIVDIGPKAGYNGGEVVFSGTLAQLLKNKKSLTADYLTGRRAIAPPAAERGWSSSIVIKGARENNLRNIDVRIPLGVMTCITGVSGSGKSSLAKGILYPALRRMLFDTGVKPGDFDGIVGDVQLLKSVEMIDQNPIGKSSRSNPVTYIKAYDEIRRLFADQPYAQHTGLGASAFSFNIAGGRCEECQGEGVIKVSMQFMADVELVCEACGGKRFRDEILEVKYRGKSIYDVLEMTVDDAIAFFGEEKKDSTCKRIVERLKPLQDVGLGYIKLGQSSSTLSGGESQRVKLASFLTKDSAQGGVMFIFDEPTTGLHFHDINKLLAAFNALIERGHTIVIVEHNMDVIKCADWVVDLGPEAGTGGGRVVFEGTPRALEQCPDSYTGKFLSLRTKL, from the coding sequence ATGACACACGAAAAATCCATCTATATCAAAGGCGCGCGGGTCCACAACCTCAAGAACATCGAGGTCGAGATTCCGCACGACAAACTGGTCGTCGTAACGGGCCTTTCGGGTTCGGGAAAATCGACGCTGGCCTTCGACACCATCTTCGCCGAGGGACAGCGCCGCTACGTCGAGAGCCTTTCGGCCTATGCCCGGCAGTTTCTGGGCAAAATCAACAAACCCGACGTGGACATCATCACGGGCATCGCGCCGGCCATCGCCATCGAACAGAAGGTCAATACGCGCAACCCCCGTTCGACGGTGGGCACGACAACCGAGATATACGACTACCTGAAACTGCTGTTCGCCCGCATCGGACACACCTTTTCGCCCGTATCGGGACAGGAGGTGCGCTGCTACAGCGTGGACGACGTGGCGACATACATTCAGGAACTGGGCGAGGGGAGCCGCGCCGTCATCGCCGCGCCGCTCGTGCTGGCCGAAGGGCAGGGAATCATCGAAAAACTGACGCTGCTGCTCTCCGACGGCCTGATGAGAGTCTACACCGACGGTCAGACGCGCCTGATCGAGGAGATACTCCCCTCGATCGACGAAACGACCGGAGCCGCGGATATTCAGGTCGTGATCGACCGCATGCGCATCGCGCCGGACGACGACACGCAAACCCGCATCCGCGACTCCGTGGCGCGCGCCTTCTCCTACGGCGACGGCATCTGCACCGTCATCTCGGACAAGGGCGCGGCCGAATTCTCGTCGCGCTTCGAGGCGGACGGCATCGAATTCGAACATCCGTCGGAACACCTTTTCAGCTTCAACAACCCGCTGGGGGCATGTCCCCGCTGCGAGGGATACGGCAAGGTGATCGGCATCGACGAGGATCTGGTGATTCCCGACAAGGGCAAGACCATCTACGAGGACGCCATCGCCTGCTGGCGGGGCGAGACCATGCGCAAATGGAAGGAAAAGCTGGTGGAGAACGCCTATAAGTTCGATTTCCCGATCCATACGCCGTTTCACGAGCTGACGCAGGAGCAGAAACGGCTGTTGTGGCGCGGCAACCAATATTTCCACGGTCTGGACGAGTTCTTCGCCTACATCGACTCGGAGCGACGGAAAATCCAGTTCCGCGTGATGAAGGCGCGCTATACGGGCAAGACGACCTGTCCCGAATGCGGGGGCAGCCGCCTGCGCAAAGAGGCGCTTTACGTCCGCATCGGCGGCCGGAACATCGCCGACCTCGTGGTGATGCCGGTGGACGAGCTGATCGTATTCTTCAACGGACTGCAGCTCGACGAACACGACACGAAAACCGCGGCCCGCATCCTGATCGAAATCCGCAGCCGCCTGCAATACCTCACCGACGTGGGACTGGGCTATCTGACGCTCGACCGGCTTTCATCGACCCTGTCGGGCGGCGAGAGCCAGCGCATCAACCTCTCGACCTCGCTGGGCAGCAACCTCACCGGCTCGCTCTACATCCTCGACGAACCCTCGATCGGCCTGCATCCGCGCGACACCAACCGGCTTATCAAGGTGCTCAGACAACTGCGCGATCTGGGCAACACGGTGATCGTCGTCGAGCACGAGGAAGAGGTGATCCGCGCCGCCGACTACATCGTGGACATCGGTCCCAAGGCGGGTTACAACGGCGGCGAAGTGGTTTTCAGCGGTACGCTGGCGCAGCTTCTGAAAAACAAAAAAAGCCTGACGGCGGATTACCTGACGGGCCGCCGCGCGATCGCCCCGCCCGCCGCGGAACGCGGATGGAGCAGTTCGATCGTCATAAAAGGCGCCCGCGAGAACAACCTGCGCAATATCGACGTGCGGATTCCGCTGGGCGTGATGACCTGCATCACGGGAGTCAGCGGCAGCGGCAAATCGTCGCTGGCCAAGGGAATACTCTATCCGGCGCTGCGGCGCATGCTCTTCGACACGGGCGTCAAGCCCGGCGACTTCGACGGCATCGTCGGCGACGTGCAGCTGCTCAAATCGGTCGAGATGATCGACCAGAACCCCATCGGCAAGTCGTCGCGTTCGAATCCCGTGACCTACATCAAGGCCTACGACGAAATCCGGCGGCTGTTCGCCGACCAGCCCTACGCCCAACATACGGGGCTGGGGGCTTCGGCATTCTCGTTCAACATCGCGGGCGGCCGCTGCGAAGAGTGTCAGGGCGAAGGGGTCATCAAGGTCTCGATGCAGTTCATGGCCGACGTCGAACTGGTCTGCGAAGCCTGCGGAGGCAAACGCTTCCGCGACGAGATACTCGAAGTCAAATACCGCGGCAAGTCGATCTACGACGTGCTGGAGATGACCGTGGACGACGCGATCGCGTTCTTCGGCGAGGAGAAGAAGGATTCGACCTGCAAACGGATCGTCGAGCGGCTCAAACCGCTGCAGGACGTGGGGTTGGGCTACATCAAGCTGGGCCAGTCCTCTTCGACCCTGTCGGGCGGCGAGAGCCAGCGCGTGAAGCTGGCGTCGTTCCTGACCAAGGACAGCGCGCAGGGCGGCGTGATGTTCATCTTCGACGAACCGACGACGGGACTTCATTTCCACGACATCAACAAGCTGCTGGCGGCATTCAACGCGCTGATCGAACGGGGACACACGATCGTCATCGTGGAACACAACATGGACGTCATCAAATGCGCCGACTGGGTTGTGGATCTCGGTCCCGAAGCGGGTACGGGCGGCGGAAGAGTCGTATTCGAAGGCACTCCGCGCGCATTGGAACAGTGCCCGGATAGCTATACGGGCAAATTTCTCAGCCTGCGCACGAAATTATAA
- a CDS encoding aspartate ammonia-lyase — MEKEQKKTRTECDLLGCVEVPENVLYGVQTMRGLENFPISKFRLCEYPLFIRGLAIVKLGAAVANHDMGLLSDELFNAISQACREIMEGKFHEFFPVDMIQGGAGTTTNMNANEVIANRALEIMGHARGEYQYCSPNDHVNCSQSTNDAYPSAIHLGLYATHLELRKHLMELIASFARKGEEFAHVLKMGRTQLQDAVPMTLGQTFHGFASVLQGEVENLDHAASEFLSINMGATAIGTGICAEPGYAERCTAAIREITGWDVKQAEDLVGATSDTVCMVGYSSAMKRIASKMNKICNDLRLLSSGPRCGLGEFNLPARQPGSSIMPGKVNPVIPEVMNQIAFKVIGNELCVTMADEAAQMELNAMEPVMAQCCFESAELLVNGFDTLRIRCVEGITANEERCLQYVHNSIGVVTALNPIIGYKNSTKIAKEALETGRGVYELVLEHGILSREELDEVLKPENMIRPVKLNIRPRR, encoded by the coding sequence ATGGAAAAAGAACAGAAAAAGACACGCACCGAGTGCGACCTGCTTGGGTGTGTTGAGGTGCCGGAAAACGTATTGTACGGCGTGCAGACCATGCGCGGGCTGGAGAATTTCCCGATCAGCAAGTTCCGGTTGTGCGAGTATCCCCTCTTTATCCGGGGGCTGGCGATCGTGAAACTGGGCGCCGCCGTCGCCAATCACGACATGGGGCTGCTTTCGGACGAGCTTTTCAACGCCATTTCGCAGGCCTGCCGTGAAATCATGGAGGGCAAATTCCACGAATTCTTCCCCGTGGACATGATTCAGGGCGGTGCGGGCACCACCACCAACATGAACGCCAACGAGGTGATCGCCAACCGTGCGCTGGAGATCATGGGGCACGCGCGCGGCGAATACCAGTACTGCTCGCCCAACGACCATGTCAACTGCTCGCAGTCTACCAACGACGCCTACCCTTCGGCGATCCACCTCGGACTTTATGCCACGCACCTCGAACTGCGCAAACACCTCATGGAGCTGATCGCCTCCTTTGCCCGCAAGGGCGAAGAGTTCGCCCACGTGCTCAAGATGGGCCGCACGCAGTTGCAGGACGCCGTACCGATGACCCTCGGCCAGACTTTCCACGGCTTTGCGAGCGTCCTGCAGGGCGAAGTCGAGAACCTCGACCATGCGGCTTCGGAGTTTCTGTCTATCAACATGGGCGCCACGGCCATCGGTACCGGCATCTGCGCCGAACCGGGCTATGCCGAGCGCTGTACGGCCGCCATCCGGGAGATTACGGGGTGGGACGTGAAACAGGCCGAGGATCTCGTGGGGGCCACTTCGGACACGGTCTGCATGGTCGGCTACTCTTCGGCCATGAAGCGCATCGCCTCGAAGATGAACAAAATCTGCAACGACCTGCGCCTGCTCTCTTCGGGTCCCCGCTGCGGGCTGGGCGAATTCAACCTGCCGGCCCGCCAGCCCGGCTCGTCGATCATGCCCGGCAAGGTCAATCCGGTGATTCCCGAAGTGATGAACCAGATCGCCTTCAAGGTCATCGGCAACGAACTCTGCGTGACGATGGCCGACGAAGCGGCGCAGATGGAGCTCAACGCCATGGAGCCGGTGATGGCCCAGTGCTGTTTCGAGTCCGCCGAACTGCTTGTCAACGGCTTCGACACGCTGCGCATCCGCTGTGTCGAGGGCATCACGGCCAACGAGGAGAGGTGTCTGCAGTACGTGCATAACAGTATCGGCGTGGTGACGGCGCTCAATCCGATCATCGGGTACAAGAATTCGACGAAAATCGCCAAGGAGGCGCTGGAAACCGGGCGCGGCGTTTACGAGCTGGTACTCGAACACGGCATCCTGAGCCGCGAGGAGCTGGACGAGGTGCTGAAACCCGAAAACATGATCCGTCCCGTAAAACTGAATATCAGGCCGCGGCGTTAG
- a CDS encoding M16 family metallopeptidase: MEFFTYRLPNGIRGIHRQVKSNVAHCALVVNAGSRDEHPDQYGLAHFTEHAFFKGTRRRRAWQVNCRLENLGGELNAFTTKEDTTIHATTLRGDFPKAVELIADIAFRSTFPDRELEREKEVIADEINTYKDSPADLIYDTFEEMLFAGSELGHNILGRKAALMRYDGDAIRAFTGRTHTTDQMVFSSIGNFSAKTAETVAARYFAQQAATTRGFVRAATAPRPPFEKTVVKHTHQTHCIIGGRAYGIGEEKRLPLALVTNILGGPCANSLLNVVVREKNGLSYNIEASYTPYSDTGIVAIYFSSENGNTAQCIDLIEGELRKLRTAPLTGRQLSMAKKQFIAQLAISSESNEGYMLGAGKSFLTHDDVDTMEQVYAKVRSLTAVQLTEVAEEVFSGMSRLIYK; the protein is encoded by the coding sequence ATGGAATTCTTCACATACAGATTACCCAACGGCATCCGGGGCATCCACCGTCAGGTGAAAAGCAACGTGGCGCACTGTGCGCTGGTCGTCAATGCCGGAAGCCGCGACGAACACCCCGACCAGTACGGGCTGGCGCATTTTACGGAACACGCCTTCTTCAAGGGCACCCGGCGCCGCCGCGCATGGCAGGTGAACTGCCGGCTGGAAAACCTCGGCGGCGAACTGAACGCCTTCACGACCAAGGAGGACACGACCATTCACGCCACGACCCTGCGGGGCGACTTCCCGAAGGCCGTCGAGCTGATCGCCGACATCGCCTTCCGCTCGACGTTCCCCGACCGGGAGCTGGAACGCGAAAAGGAGGTGATCGCCGACGAGATCAACACCTACAAGGACTCGCCCGCCGACCTGATATACGACACGTTCGAAGAGATGCTGTTCGCCGGCTCGGAGCTGGGCCACAACATTCTGGGCCGCAAAGCCGCGCTCATGCGCTACGACGGCGACGCGATCCGCGCCTTCACCGGCCGCACGCACACGACCGACCAGATGGTCTTCTCTTCGATCGGCAACTTCTCGGCCAAGACGGCCGAGACCGTCGCGGCGCGCTATTTCGCGCAGCAGGCGGCCACGACGCGCGGATTCGTCCGGGCCGCGACCGCACCCCGGCCGCCGTTCGAGAAGACCGTGGTGAAGCATACCCACCAGACACACTGCATCATCGGCGGCCGCGCGTACGGCATCGGCGAAGAGAAACGCCTGCCGCTGGCCCTCGTGACCAATATTCTGGGCGGGCCGTGCGCCAATTCGCTGCTGAACGTCGTGGTGCGCGAGAAAAACGGACTGTCGTACAACATCGAAGCCAGCTACACGCCCTACAGCGACACGGGGATCGTGGCCATCTACTTCAGTTCGGAAAACGGCAACACGGCGCAGTGCATCGACCTGATCGAAGGGGAGCTGCGCAAACTGCGCACCGCGCCGCTGACGGGCCGCCAACTGTCGATGGCCAAAAAACAGTTCATCGCCCAGCTCGCCATTTCGAGCGAGAGCAACGAGGGCTACATGCTCGGCGCCGGAAAAAGTTTCCTGACGCACGACGACGTGGACACGATGGAACAGGTCTACGCCAAGGTGCGTTCGCTGACCGCCGTGCAGCTGACCGAAGTCGCCGAAGAGGTATTCTCCGGCATGTCGAGACTGATTTATAAATAA
- the lepB gene encoding signal peptidase I, giving the protein MGKIKAFFRNKWVGFALASLLYTLWFVVWTGNLWMLLGLAVIFDLYITKFFYRYVWCHNARMCQQSKVYKTVYEWVNAIIFATVVASLVHIFVFQMYVIPTSSMEKSLLIGDYLYVSKVTYGPQMPNTPLSFPFVHHTMPFSQTKKSFSEAVKWPYHRLKGLRKIKRNDVVVFNFPAGDTVLLENQNATYYDVLRSYEDSFGKEEGRKRLAEKYTIISRPVDKRENYIKRCVAVPGDSLEIRNGQVWVNGAPQEGIPGIQYQYAVQVSSPLSQYAIENLGITEYRGNGSVYDMFLTEEAAGKIEALNNVISVRRYIFSPNTEVFPQWKEPHWSQDNYGPIWVPKKGATVELTAENLPLFRRIIETYEGHSLEEHDGKIFIDGAEANSYTFGMDYYWMMGDNRHNSADSRFWGFVPEDHIVGKASFVWLSLDANKSFPANIRWNRLFTKVR; this is encoded by the coding sequence ATGGGAAAAATCAAGGCATTCTTCCGCAACAAATGGGTCGGCTTCGCGCTCGCCTCGCTGCTTTACACGCTCTGGTTCGTCGTATGGACCGGCAATCTCTGGATGCTGCTGGGGCTGGCGGTGATCTTCGACCTCTACATCACGAAGTTCTTCTACCGCTACGTCTGGTGCCACAACGCGCGTATGTGCCAGCAGAGCAAGGTCTACAAGACCGTATACGAATGGGTAAACGCCATCATCTTCGCCACGGTCGTGGCTTCGCTGGTGCATATCTTCGTCTTCCAGATGTACGTCATCCCGACCTCGTCGATGGAAAAGTCGCTGCTGATCGGCGACTATCTCTATGTGAGCAAGGTGACCTACGGACCGCAGATGCCCAACACGCCGCTGTCGTTCCCGTTCGTGCATCACACGATGCCCTTCTCGCAGACCAAAAAATCGTTCTCCGAAGCCGTCAAGTGGCCGTACCACCGGCTCAAGGGGTTGCGCAAAATCAAACGCAACGACGTGGTGGTCTTCAACTTCCCGGCGGGCGACACCGTCCTTCTGGAGAATCAGAACGCCACCTATTACGACGTGCTGCGCAGCTACGAGGATTCGTTCGGCAAAGAGGAGGGACGCAAGCGTCTGGCCGAAAAATACACCATCATCAGCCGCCCCGTGGACAAACGGGAGAATTACATCAAACGCTGCGTGGCCGTTCCGGGCGACTCGCTCGAAATACGCAACGGGCAGGTGTGGGTGAACGGCGCGCCGCAGGAGGGGATTCCGGGCATCCAGTACCAGTACGCAGTACAGGTGTCGTCGCCCCTTTCGCAGTACGCCATCGAGAATCTCGGCATTACGGAGTACCGGGGCAACGGCTCGGTATACGACATGTTCCTGACCGAAGAGGCCGCCGGGAAAATCGAAGCCCTGAACAACGTGATCTCCGTCCGCCGCTACATTTTCTCCCCCAATACGGAGGTCTTCCCGCAGTGGAAGGAGCCGCACTGGAGTCAGGACAACTACGGACCGATCTGGGTGCCCAAGAAAGGCGCGACGGTGGAGCTGACGGCCGAGAACCTGCCGCTGTTCCGCCGCATCATCGAGACGTACGAGGGGCACTCGCTCGAAGAGCACGACGGCAAAATATTCATCGACGGAGCCGAGGCCAACAGCTACACGTTCGGCATGGATTACTATTGGATGATGGGCGACAACCGCCACAATTCGGCCGACTCGCGGTTCTGGGGCTTCGTTCCCGAAGACCATATCGTCGGCAAGGCTTCGTTCGTCTGGCTGTCGCTCGACGCGAACAAATCGTTCCCGGCGAACATCCGCTGGAACCGTCTGTTTACAAAGGTGCGGTAG